Proteins from a single region of Terriglobales bacterium:
- a CDS encoding S4 domain-containing protein → MTGVRIDKWLWAARFFKTRALAARACELGRIQSNSQPAKPARAVRVGELLQIRTDSGEFQVEVLLLSEIRGPAALAQTLYRETDSSREARMKAIEERKAMKVFTPAPERRPSKRDRRKIIQFRSQHGCI, encoded by the coding sequence ATGACTGGCGTACGAATCGATAAGTGGCTTTGGGCAGCGAGATTCTTCAAGACGCGTGCTTTAGCTGCGCGTGCCTGTGAGCTTGGCAGGATTCAGTCCAACTCTCAGCCTGCCAAACCTGCGCGCGCGGTTCGTGTAGGAGAGCTTCTGCAAATTCGAACTGATTCTGGGGAGTTTCAGGTTGAGGTGCTCCTTCTCAGTGAAATTCGCGGTCCGGCCGCGTTAGCTCAAACCCTCTATCGTGAGACCGACTCAAGTCGTGAAGCACGCATGAAGGCGATAGAAGAGCGCAAGGCTATGAAGGTTTTCACTCCTGCTCCCGAAAGGCGGCCTTCGAAGCGCGATCGCCGCAAGATCATCCAATTCCGTTCTCAGCACGGCTGTATATAG
- a CDS encoding helix-turn-helix domain-containing protein — MDRKPELLLADVDERTRTLCRHVAEELNCELVIVSDHDAVLSMVRRGSFSAVLLDAKLIPDSLQLLSEIKASSARIEVILIEENATAPSAVRSIKAGFSDYLEKPLDMETLERSIEEALKSYQSFQPSIPTLEQLERQAIEQAMAQAEGDKIEAARLLSIGKTTLYRKLRQYGNYSRKHRGPARHAARSVVSRPQ; from the coding sequence GTGGACCGCAAACCCGAGTTGTTGCTTGCTGACGTTGATGAACGAACTCGAACGCTCTGCCGCCACGTTGCCGAGGAGCTGAATTGCGAGCTTGTGATCGTATCCGACCACGATGCAGTCCTGAGCATGGTGCGGCGTGGCAGCTTCTCCGCCGTACTTCTCGACGCCAAATTGATTCCTGATTCGCTGCAACTGCTGTCGGAGATCAAGGCGAGCTCAGCCAGAATCGAAGTAATCCTGATCGAGGAAAACGCGACCGCCCCTTCCGCGGTCCGATCGATCAAGGCCGGTTTTTCTGATTATCTTGAGAAGCCGTTAGACATGGAAACACTGGAGCGGTCAATCGAGGAAGCCCTGAAGTCTTACCAGAGCTTCCAGCCTTCTATTCCTACTTTGGAACAACTCGAAAGACAGGCCATCGAGCAGGCGATGGCGCAGGCGGAAGGGGACAAGATTGAAGCCGCGCGCCTGCTCTCGATTGGTAAGACAACCCTGTATCGCAAGCTGAGGCAATACGGAAACTATTCCCGGAAGCACCGCGGGCCGGCCCGTCACGCCGCTAGAAGCGTCGTGAGTAGGCCGCAATGA
- a CDS encoding TlpA disulfide reductase family protein encodes MESTRRRLLALSVLAVLLLTNCSAFARNVRKLSLRDLEGDKVRMSDYQGRIVVLNFWATWCGPCKEELPRLGIMAQDYASKNVAFVLASIDEQKNLPAVHDYVTQQKIALPVWVGATVDLLEQLSGINVVPATLIIDEKGEIVRAINGEAREEDVKEAVDWLLNGKNGQAPTERVKRY; translated from the coding sequence ATGGAATCGACTCGACGTCGCCTGCTGGCCTTATCGGTCCTCGCGGTTTTGCTCCTGACTAACTGCTCTGCCTTTGCAAGAAACGTTCGCAAGCTCAGCCTGCGTGATCTCGAGGGCGACAAAGTCCGAATGTCGGACTACCAGGGGCGAATCGTGGTTCTTAACTTCTGGGCCACGTGGTGTGGGCCATGCAAGGAAGAACTTCCGCGTCTCGGAATAATGGCGCAGGACTATGCCTCGAAGAACGTGGCGTTTGTCCTGGCCTCGATCGACGAGCAAAAGAACTTGCCCGCTGTCCACGATTACGTGACGCAGCAAAAGATCGCTTTGCCTGTGTGGGTTGGGGCGACGGTTGATCTGTTGGAACAGCTCTCGGGCATCAATGTAGTTCCTGCCACCCTGATCATCGATGAAAAAGGTGAGATTGTTCGTGCTATCAACGGCGAAGCCCGCGAAGAAGATGTAAAGGAAGCCGTAGACTGGCTCTTAAACGGAAAGAATGGGCAGGCGCCCACGGAGCGCGTGAAACGGTATTGA